ATACCTTACAAGCACAAAATCCGGGAGGAAACATGATCGAATTCTACCCAGCCGAGCTGAATGATCCGCTCAATAACCCGTTTAAGGGTTGGGCTCCTTCAGCGAAATCAACCAATTACCCGCAGGACCACCGTCTCGTGTATGCCGGTGTCACCTGGAAGGAGTTAGAGCCAACAAAAGGCAACTATGATTTCAGTGCAATTGAAGCATCCAATCATTTCGACGATTGGCAGAGCCGCGGAGTCAAGGTGGTGCTGCGCTTTATTCTGGACAGTCCTTCCGGCGTGCCTCACCGGGATATTCCCGACTGGCTGTACAACGACATGGCCAGTTTGGGACAATCTCCAGGTAAAGCCTACCAAGATGAAACCGGTGGTATGGGAGCCGGCAACAACACGGGCTTCTCCCCGAATTACAGTTCCGAGTATTTGATCGCCAGACACAAGCTTGCCATTGAGGCGATTGCGGAGCATTACAACACGGCCGATAGCCCGATTGCTTTTGTGCAAATCGGTTCGCTGGGCCATTGGGCGGAATTCCACACCTGGCCTTACATCGGACCGAACGGGGAAAGCAACTATACAGGCGCGTTTCCTCCGAACCCAATATCCAACCAATACATTCAGCACTATATTGATGCTTTTGCCGATCAGGAGCATCATACGCAGCTATTGATCAGACGGAGCGTGGAATTGGCCAAGAATAATAACAAGGGTCTGATTCTAGGAATGTATAATGACGTGTTCGGAGATCAGCCGAGCTTCGATTCCGAATGGGGATGGTATACTGGCACACAGAACGGTTATTGGGATGATATCGGCCAGCAGCAGCCAAACCATGCCAACTTCTGGGACACTCGCGTCTCTGGCGGCGAATTTTACGGAGGTGCCTATGGTATGAATGCTGCGCTCACGACAGGCAGCGGCTTTAATGAGACGCTGCGGCAGACCGAGCTTAGCAAACCGAGCTGGCTTGGACCGAATTCTCCAGCTTCCTTGGCGCTAGGCAATCCGTTGCAGGGCAATATGGATACGCTGAAGAAACGAATGGGCTATCACTTTGTATTGAAGAAAGTTGCATATCCACAAGAAAATAGCGGAAGTGCGTTAAATGTATCCGTCGCTGTGGAAAATAAGGGAGTTCAACACTTCCCGTTCAATTGGCCTGTTGAAGTGCAGCTGCGCAGCGGAGGCCATGTCGTGGCACGTCAATCCACATCGGCGGACTTAAGAACCTGGAGGACTGGTTTGCATACAGTCTCAGGCTCTATCTCCACAAACACGCTGCCAAACGGTACCTATGAGCTGGCTATAGCGATTCTTAATCCGTCCACGAACCAACCCGGGGTTGATTTTGCTAATACGGAACGCCTTTCGGACGGAGCTTATAAGATCGGCACATGGACAAAATAATGAAAGCCGCGGGCTGATCCGAAACGATGAACAACAGCTATCGGGAATAGCCCGATAGCTGTTGTTTTTCACCTAAGATGCCAATAAAATCATCCTCTGGCTGAGTTCTCGACAGGTCAGGTAACCGCATTTCGATTGTGCAGCTTTGTTGTGGAAGAGTCGGCGAGGCAATTTCCGCTAAGCCTCATACTCCAAAGCCTCATAATCCCCCTCTTCTTTCAATTCCGTCCGTTTCTCCGCATATTCCGTCACCATTCACCACCCTAACTGGTAATATTGCCCTTGTTTTCCTCGGCCCATGCTATAATGGACTCACCATTTAAAGCATACGGAACAGGGGCGACTTTTTAATGAATTCTCCTAAAACAGTACTGATCATTGAAGATGAACAGGATATCTCGCGCATTGTGAATGACTATTTGCGTGTTCAGGGATTCAGCGCGTTCATCACGGAAAATGCCGGCGACGGATTGCAGGCGGTCCGCCAACGGCAGCCAGATTTTATCATTCTCGATCTGACGTTGCCTGACGCTGACGGGATTGAAGTGTGCCGCAAGCTCCGTACATTGACGGCTGCGCCCATTCTAATTTTGAGCGCCCGCAGCAGCGACACGGACAAAGTGCTTGCCCTGGGTTTTGGCGCCGATGATTACATGACCAAGCCCTTCTCGCTCAGTGAACTGGTCGCTCGCGTCCAGGCACATTTGCGCAGAATGGCAGATCCGAAACTCCCGGTATCCCCACAGCAGCGCTTGCAATTCGGCGCCCTGTCGATTGATAAAAATGCCCGCAAGGTCATGGCCGGACAGCTGGAAATTTCTTTATCCGCCAAAGAATTTGATTTGCTATACTTTTTGGCCTCCAACCCTAATCAAGTGTTTACCAAATCGCAGCTGCTGGATCATGTGTGGGGGTATTCGGCTTATGTCGAGGATAATACGATCACGGTCTACATTCGGCGGCTCCGTGAGAAATTGGAACGAACCGAAATCAAGTCCTCCTATATTAAAACCGTGTGGGGCGTCGGATATAAATTCAACCCCGATGAAACGGAGTAGCCTCTATGGACTGGAAAACTTGGTATGCTAGACGACTCTGGGCAGCTGGTCTATCCATCATTACAGTGATACTATCTGTCGTTTGGCTTACTCTTATTGGACCTTCAAACCAGCTGGCTCCGTCAACTATTGTGAAGCAAATTCGCGTACTGACGAATCCGATCGTCCATACCTTGGAAAATGAGCATGCGGAATTACTGCTCACCGACGCTCCGATCCGGCGGCAATTAACCGTCTGGAGTCAGGAGACGCGGGGCGGCCTCAAGGTTGTGCTTCCTGATGGAACGTTGATCTATGATAGCGAAAATTCATCGAAGCGCCCAATCAATCCGCGCTTTGAACTAGACTATACGCTGCGAATTTCTGACAGCGAACCGCCCCACTATCATCTCGCTTTTCCGCTGCGGGATGCGGGCACCAAAGCCTTTGTAGGTTACGCTCAATTTGCGGTCCCGGCATCTGCCTTGGCCGCAGTAATGCCCTCCTCCGACTCCTTTATTTATGTACCATGGATCATGCTTTCTCTGGCACTTTTGACGCTGCTTTATTTATTCTTCTCCATCGGACGCCGGGTGCAGCATGACCTGGTGCAGCCTGTTGCCGGACTCAAGCCTTATGCGGAAGCTATATTGAGAGGTGACTATGAGCAGCGTGCCGAATGGACAAGCAATAATGAGGTCGGGGAACTCTATGCCGTATTTGATCTCATGCGTGAAGAGATTCGTAATTTACATATCCAGCAAGCTGCACACAGCCAGTCGCATAAAGAACTCATATCCAATCTGTCTCATGACTTGAAAACTCCGCTGGCGACAATCAAAGCGTATATTGAAGCAATTCGCGAAGGGATTTGCCCTGATCTGCCAAGTGTGATGACTTATCTTGAAGTTGTGCACGCAAATACGAGTAAGATGGCCGTGCTCGTAGACGATTTGCTGCTGCACGCACTGCGTGATCTGGAACAGATTGCCGTACATCCGATTGAGCAGTACAGCGCTCCAACGCTGGAGCCTATCTTCAACGTGATGGGCCATTATATCCGAACAATGGGCGTACGCTGCGAAGAGCCTGCTGTGATTCCTAACGTGCTTGTCCGAATTGATGCTGTACGGATCGAGCAGGTCATTGCCAATCTCGTCACGAACGCACTGAAGCATACCAAAACCGGGGATACAATTCGCCTCGCTGTTGAAGAACACTCGGAAACATCCTGCCTGCAGATCATCGTCTCCGATACAGGCAGCGGGATTTCCCCGCGTGATATGCCTTTTATTTTTGAACGGTACTACCAGGGTAACGTTTTACAACGAACTGCCGGCCAACTGGCCGAGCGCCACGGGGTCGGACTGGGTTTGTCGATTTGCAAATATATTATGGAAGCGCATGGCGGTACGATCTCTTTTCACAGTCAACAGCAGCAGGGAACGACCTTCTGCTTAATTCTGCCCCTTTAGCTGACTCCTGTCATACTTTATTTATAATTTGATAACAAATGCGCAAGATTTGTCTTCTATACTTTGATGGCAGTGGGAGATAAAGAGAGGAGATCACAATATGCCTTCAAGCAACACCGTCATGCTGCAAGCTAGTAATTTATGCAAAACATACACCACCGGCAAGGAGCAATACCATGCCATCCGCAATGTCGATCTGTCCATTTATGAAGGAGACTTTACCGTCATCATGGGCGATTCGGGGTCGGGTAAGTCCACCTTGCTGTACTTGCTCAGCGGACTTGATGATGTGACAGCCGGAGAAGTCTGTCTGCAGGGACAGCGCCTTGATCAATTTTCAGCCAAGGAGCTTGCACGCTTTCGGGTGAATCAGATCGGCTTTATCTATCAAAACAGCAACCTTGTACCGGATCTGTCGCTATTTGATAACATTGCCCTCCCTGGATATATCGCTAATCAGGACAAGGAGCAAGTACGACAACGGGCACATGACTTAATGGTCAATCTGTCCCTCGATAAACAGAGCAACCGGCTGCCTTCCCAAGTATCCGGAGGACAGCAGCAGCGGGCGGCAATCGCCAGGGCGCTCATCAATAACCCGGACATCATCTTCGCCGATGAGCCTACCGGCAGCCTGAACTACGAGCAAGGCGTTACGGTGCTTGATATATTGAGCCAGATGCACGCGGAAGGTCAATCGATTGTCATGGTCACCCACGACATGAAGGCAGCCTGCCGCGGCAATCGCCTCATCTATATTCGAGA
Above is a window of Paenibacillus sp. FSL K6-1330 DNA encoding:
- a CDS encoding DUF4832 domain-containing protein, whose product is MKAWGINMKMTFAIFIMTAVLLTLLPYPLFISTAEAASIVVDGDPSDWEGIPALATNSGTAGVLKASHDDKNLYLLVEGSSLSTTMGSFWLNTDKNASTGYQAYGWGATGIEWLLENQSLYRYAGNGSSWNWDWSSSLPSSQYVRSSSVIEVALPLATLGLAVGSSVSIGYLDNNSDIHRLPAQNQPLPIYTLQAQNPGGNMIEFYPAELNDPLNNPFKGWAPSAKSTNYPQDHRLVYAGVTWKELEPTKGNYDFSAIEASNHFDDWQSRGVKVVLRFILDSPSGVPHRDIPDWLYNDMASLGQSPGKAYQDETGGMGAGNNTGFSPNYSSEYLIARHKLAIEAIAEHYNTADSPIAFVQIGSLGHWAEFHTWPYIGPNGESNYTGAFPPNPISNQYIQHYIDAFADQEHHTQLLIRRSVELAKNNNKGLILGMYNDVFGDQPSFDSEWGWYTGTQNGYWDDIGQQQPNHANFWDTRVSGGEFYGGAYGMNAALTTGSGFNETLRQTELSKPSWLGPNSPASLALGNPLQGNMDTLKKRMGYHFVLKKVAYPQENSGSALNVSVAVENKGVQHFPFNWPVEVQLRSGGHVVARQSTSADLRTWRTGLHTVSGSISTNTLPNGTYELAIAILNPSTNQPGVDFANTERLSDGAYKIGTWTK
- a CDS encoding response regulator transcription factor; this encodes MNSPKTVLIIEDEQDISRIVNDYLRVQGFSAFITENAGDGLQAVRQRQPDFIILDLTLPDADGIEVCRKLRTLTAAPILILSARSSDTDKVLALGFGADDYMTKPFSLSELVARVQAHLRRMADPKLPVSPQQRLQFGALSIDKNARKVMAGQLEISLSAKEFDLLYFLASNPNQVFTKSQLLDHVWGYSAYVEDNTITVYIRRLREKLERTEIKSSYIKTVWGVGYKFNPDETE
- a CDS encoding HAMP domain-containing sensor histidine kinase, with amino-acid sequence MDWKTWYARRLWAAGLSIITVILSVVWLTLIGPSNQLAPSTIVKQIRVLTNPIVHTLENEHAELLLTDAPIRRQLTVWSQETRGGLKVVLPDGTLIYDSENSSKRPINPRFELDYTLRISDSEPPHYHLAFPLRDAGTKAFVGYAQFAVPASALAAVMPSSDSFIYVPWIMLSLALLTLLYLFFSIGRRVQHDLVQPVAGLKPYAEAILRGDYEQRAEWTSNNEVGELYAVFDLMREEIRNLHIQQAAHSQSHKELISNLSHDLKTPLATIKAYIEAIREGICPDLPSVMTYLEVVHANTSKMAVLVDDLLLHALRDLEQIAVHPIEQYSAPTLEPIFNVMGHYIRTMGVRCEEPAVIPNVLVRIDAVRIEQVIANLVTNALKHTKTGDTIRLAVEEHSETSCLQIIVSDTGSGISPRDMPFIFERYYQGNVLQRTAGQLAERHGVGLGLSICKYIMEAHGGTISFHSQQQQGTTFCLILPL
- a CDS encoding ABC transporter ATP-binding protein gives rise to the protein MPSSNTVMLQASNLCKTYTTGKEQYHAIRNVDLSIYEGDFTVIMGDSGSGKSTLLYLLSGLDDVTAGEVCLQGQRLDQFSAKELARFRVNQIGFIYQNSNLVPDLSLFDNIALPGYIANQDKEQVRQRAHDLMVNLSLDKQSNRLPSQVSGGQQQRAAIARALINNPDIIFADEPTGSLNYEQGVTVLDILSQMHAEGQSIVMVTHDMKAACRGNRLIYIRDGKIGGTLDMGPYSPEQASEREAMIFAYVTGRR